One genomic window of Candidatus Minimicrobia sp. QA0096 includes the following:
- a CDS encoding TIGR02391 family protein codes for MTNKITKITRYAILEVLDTYMAIDFYGRLNEVEFWERIFNLEKLPSTDSRYPDMKSDLWQHRVNNDDWDDNWYIDKFDLLETEDAKFLKFLAEFFHPEVRDINWNTKRVLATINKNLALDGVELYAKSKVSGRDILGARNITPATQIDETPLAIIDNDFISLQINKNVYDHIKQYLINEDYFHAVDEAYKLVRSKLQEITGNEKATEVFSMNAENRKYYMQLFGKSDGTTHAEKDFFRGVGYLNLTIQFLRNEKAHTPAAALERNLAIHYISLSSLAYDLITRNETEQDDKV; via the coding sequence ATGACCAATAAAATCACGAAGATAACCAGGTATGCCATCCTAGAAGTTCTGGACACTTACATGGCCATCGACTTTTATGGCAGATTAAACGAAGTAGAGTTCTGGGAGCGCATATTCAACCTAGAAAAACTACCATCTACCGACAGCCGTTACCCTGACATGAAGAGCGACCTGTGGCAGCACCGCGTGAATAACGATGATTGGGATGACAACTGGTACATTGATAAGTTTGACCTGCTGGAAACAGAAGACGCCAAGTTCCTGAAATTCCTGGCCGAGTTCTTCCATCCGGAAGTTAGAGATATAAATTGGAACACCAAAAGAGTCTTGGCGACCATCAACAAAAACTTGGCACTTGATGGCGTAGAGTTGTATGCCAAGTCAAAAGTATCAGGCCGCGACATACTGGGTGCTAGAAATATCACGCCCGCCACACAGATAGATGAAACACCGCTCGCAATTATAGACAACGACTTTATATCGCTACAGATCAACAAAAATGTTTACGACCACATCAAACAGTACTTAATCAACGAGGACTACTTCCATGCGGTGGACGAAGCATACAAATTGGTACGCAGCAAACTGCAAGAGATAACTGGCAACGAAAAAGCCACCGAAGTGTTCAGTATGAATGCCGAGAACAGAAAATACTACATGCAACTGTTTGGCAAATCGGACGGCACAACCCATGCCGAAAAAGATTTCTTCCGCGGTGTCGGTTACCTGAACCTGACCATACAATTTTTACGCAATGAAAAAGCGCACACACCGGCAGCAGCTCTTGAGCGTAACCTGGCTATTCACTACATATCGCTTTCTAGTTTGGCCTATGATTTGATTACTCGCAATGAGACAGAACAAGATGACAAGGTCTGA
- a CDS encoding FAD-binding oxidoreductase codes for MNKVAKYLNEHLSGEVASQDFALSQVEVDNGLLARRPEMIVRAANMNDIRKVMRFCSQLAEKGHVLPVFVRGNGTDETGAATNKGIAIDEKTYMNRVVGIDPRQQLIHAQAGISLSAINATLSTHKGLGLPRTSYVAEDGTLGGAINTAPSGMLSGAHGRFTDTIQQLEIVLSNGDVIQTGRISRRELSKKKGLSTFEGEIYREIDNLISDNTELISQMDPALPDTVGYSGIFRVKQKDGSFDLTPLFIGSQGSLGVICEVIMKAQFIRPEYSVVAASYKKLSDAQSAVELAMKSKASSVELIDGRFFRQAAVVGKVVEWAPKECFKGAVVLAIFDDFSDRARNKAAKKLTRKLESSEAVDIKTLHLEEQDLFSLHSVLALAETPSEPHMITPRVFSGILMAPEKIDSFLSELKSLESKYGVDLPVFVDFSSDYISLHPTFDSKKVSERQKVLQLLVEISQIVNKYEGSFAGFGGDGRLKANFIYKNLPDDEKQLYAKVKQIFDPAGIFNPGIKAEAQPKELAAELNAWCKLRNQA; via the coding sequence ATGAATAAAGTTGCGAAATATTTGAATGAGCATCTTAGCGGCGAAGTTGCGTCGCAGGATTTTGCATTGAGTCAAGTTGAAGTTGATAACGGACTTTTGGCGCGCCGACCAGAAATGATTGTTCGTGCGGCTAATATGAACGACATCAGGAAAGTGATGCGATTTTGTTCTCAATTGGCAGAGAAAGGTCATGTTTTACCTGTATTTGTTAGGGGTAATGGCACCGATGAGACTGGCGCAGCGACGAATAAAGGCATTGCAATTGATGAAAAAACGTATATGAATCGTGTGGTTGGTATTGATCCTCGCCAGCAACTGATTCATGCTCAAGCGGGAATTTCTCTTTCAGCAATCAACGCAACTTTGTCTACTCATAAAGGCTTAGGTTTGCCACGAACTTCATACGTAGCGGAAGATGGTACGCTTGGTGGCGCAATTAACACAGCTCCGTCTGGAATGTTATCTGGCGCGCATGGTCGTTTTACTGACACTATTCAGCAACTTGAAATTGTTTTAAGTAATGGCGACGTGATTCAGACTGGGCGTATATCTCGACGCGAATTGAGTAAGAAAAAAGGCTTATCGACGTTTGAGGGCGAGATTTATCGAGAGATTGACAATTTAATCTCAGATAACACCGAGCTGATTTCGCAAATGGATCCAGCTTTGCCAGATACGGTTGGCTACAGCGGAATTTTTCGGGTGAAGCAAAAAGACGGGTCGTTCGATTTGACGCCGCTGTTTATTGGTAGTCAGGGAAGTCTGGGTGTGATTTGCGAAGTTATTATGAAGGCGCAATTTATTCGTCCAGAATATTCAGTTGTTGCCGCATCATATAAAAAGTTGTCAGACGCGCAATCAGCCGTGGAATTGGCGATGAAAAGCAAAGCTTCTTCCGTTGAACTGATTGATGGGCGATTCTTCCGTCAGGCTGCGGTCGTCGGTAAAGTGGTTGAGTGGGCGCCGAAAGAATGCTTTAAGGGTGCGGTGGTCTTGGCTATCTTTGACGACTTTTCTGACAGAGCGCGCAATAAAGCCGCGAAGAAATTGACTAGAAAATTGGAATCATCAGAAGCGGTTGACATAAAAACTCTACATTTGGAAGAGCAGGATTTGTTCAGCTTGCATTCTGTTTTGGCTTTGGCGGAAACTCCAAGCGAGCCGCATATGATTACGCCACGCGTTTTCTCTGGGATTTTAATGGCGCCAGAAAAGATTGACAGTTTCCTTAGCGAGTTGAAGTCACTGGAATCTAAGTATGGCGTAGATTTGCCAGTTTTCGTTGACTTTTCAAGCGATTATATTTCTCTGCATCCGACGTTTGATAGTAAAAAGGTGAGTGAACGCCAGAAGGTTCTTCAGTTGTTGGTGGAAATTTCTCAGATTGTTAATAAGTACGAAGGTTCTTTTGCGGGCTTTGGTGGTGACGGAAGATTGAAGGCTAACTTTATCTATAAAAATCTGCCAGATGATGAAAAGCAATTATATGCAAAGGTGAAGCAAATCTTTGATCCAGCTGGAATTTTTAACCCAGGAATCAAAGCGGAGGCTCAACCAAAGGAACTGGCGGCGGAATTAAACGCATGGTGTAAGCTTCGTAATCAAGCTTGA